A single region of the Calonectris borealis chromosome 21, bCalBor7.hap1.2, whole genome shotgun sequence genome encodes:
- the LOC142091527 gene encoding LOW QUALITY PROTEIN: ficolin-1-like (The sequence of the model RefSeq protein was modified relative to this genomic sequence to represent the inferred CDS: deleted 1 base in 1 codon), which produces MGRAVPTLLALLSLTATICDAQDTCPDCLHFSEVRIMGLGDADRLAILQGCPGTPGASGPKGEPGLPGTKGEMGAQGLPGKAGPPGAKGADGDPGFPGPKGMKGEPGFPETWEARNCQELLGKGKILSGWYTIYPQGCNATTVFCDMDTDGGGWIVRSPFLQVFQRRWDGSVNFLRDWDSYKQGFGNQLTEFWLGNDNIHFLTSLGPCELRIDLRDFENNYYFAKYASFRVLGESEKYKLVLGDFLGGNAGDSLSYHKDMPFSTTDQDNDMSSFNCATEYKGAWWYNDCHYSNLNGMYWLGVHGSYADGINWKTGKEYHYSHKRTEMKFRPV; this is translated from the exons ATGGGGAGGGCAGTCCCAACCCTCCTGGCCCTGCTCAGCCTAACAGCAACGATTTGTGATGCCCAGGACACCTGCCCAG ACTGTCTTCATTTC TCAGAGGTGAGAATAATGGGTCTGGGTGATGCTGACCGGCTCGCCATTCTCCAAGGATGCCCAGGGACCCCAGGTGCCTCTGGCCCAAAAGGAGAACCAGGTCTCCCAGGAACAAAAG GAGAAATGGGAGCCCAGGGACTCCCCGGGAAAGCAGGACCACCTGGTGCAAAAG GAGCAGATGGAGATCCTGGCTTCCCAGGACCGAAAG GAATGAAAGGAGAGCCTGGATTTCCAGAAACATGGG AAGCCAGGAACTGCCAAGAGCTGTTGGGTAAAGGGAAGATCCTGAGCGGCTGGTACACCATCTACCCCCAAGGCTGCAACGCCACCACCGTCTTCTGTGACATGGACACCGATGGCGGAGGATGGATTGTGA GGTCTCCTTTCCTGCAGGTTTTCCAGAGGCGCTGGGATGGGTCAGTGAACTTTTTGCGAGATTGGGACTCATACAAACAAGGCTTTGGCAACCAGCTGACAGAGTTCTGGCTGGGGAATGACAACATCCACTTCCTCACCTCGCTGG GACCCTGTGAACTCCGCATTGACCTGAGAGACTTTGAAAACAACTACTATTTTGCCAAGTATGCTTCATTCAGAGTTTTAGGAGAGTCTGAGAAATACAAACTGGTTCTAGGAGACTTCCTTGGTGGAAACGCTG GAGACTCCTTATCATACCACAAGGACATGCCATTTTCAACAACAGACCAGGACAACGACATGAGCTCCTTTAACTGTGCCACAGAATACAAGGGAGCGTGGTGGTACAATGACTGCCATTACTCCAACCTGAATGGGATGTACTGGCTGGGCGTTCATGGGAGCTATGCTGATGGCATAAACTGGAAGACAGGCAAAGAATACCATTACTCCCATAAGCGAACGGAAATGAAATTCAGGCCAGTTTGA